The Lolium rigidum isolate FL_2022 chromosome 1, APGP_CSIRO_Lrig_0.1, whole genome shotgun sequence region AGATCTTGGGAATGTAAGTGACTCTGCAACACGGAGGAACATTCAACAAAGTGCAATGAGACATGGTGTTCTCCTCCAGAATCTTGGTTCATTGCTTCTAGAACTTGGTCGCACAACAATGATGCTTCGTATCAACCCTGTGCCTGTAGGTTTCTGTGACAACCGTATTACCTCATTCCAGATTGGAATTTGATTTTGTATTTGTACATCTGCACTGACCTATTTGTTATTTTCAGTCAGAAGCTGTCATAAATTCTGGACCTGCTGTTTTTATATCTCCATCTGGGCCAAACCCTCTTATGGTTCCTGTAAGTTATataaattttagtttagaattaattGGTTGATAAGGCTCTTGTCTTGTTTATGCATTTGCTAACTCAATTTTGTCCAGCCTGTTCCATTTTTTCCAGGACCAAGATCTGTCCAAATGGGTCCAGTGTTTTCTAGTCTTGGCTCGCAAGGCTCTGTTCTGCAGCCAAGAGGTGCTGATATCCATGTCCGTGCAAGTGAGTAAAGCTTTATTCCTTTATTCGTTGAGTTTCCTCTTGGGGTGTTATCGGCACATGAATTTTGTATTGTTGCCTCTATCCATCTGAAACTAATTTTTGTTCCACATGCCCAAATTTTATCTGTGGTATGTATTGAAGGTCTGTTCAGCTATCTTATCTTGAAATTACAGTCAATGGCGGAAACACGAGTTGTAAGAGTCAAGCAGTGTTATTGTTTAAACTGGAGTCCTAATTTAGCAGACCAAGTAGTTTTCCCTTTTGCGCATTCTTGTATGGGTCTAAATAAATAATTGATGCATCTAGATGACTGCCTGATGTGTTCATTTTTCTTCTTCTGCTGCTACTTTGGTTGATGATTATGGTTAAATGCCAGTCTTCTTTGGTTCTTAGGTGGGTCTGTGCCTGTAGCCAGTACTGACCCAAGTGAATCGGTTGGGGCACAGCCAGCACAAGAAAATACAGATAGAACTGGCAATGCTTCGCATTCAAACGTTAGGGAAGCATTTGCACGAGTTGCAGCGGTTGGGGCACAGCCAGCACAAGAAAATACAGATAGAACTGGCAATGCTTTGCATTCAAACGTTAGGGGAGCATTTGCACGAGTTGCAGGTGGTGCTCCTTTTGCTGTTGGGTCTGGAGTTAGACTGGTTCCACTTAGAACAGTTGTTGCTGTGCCTGCTGGCATCAGTCGCCCTCCATCAGGTTCTTCTAGTGGAGGAGTTGGTGTTATCTATCCAGTTGTCACcagaattcaacaaagagtaaatACTAATGGTAGTGATGCAAGAAATGGTCAAACTCCAAATGTACCTGACAATAGTGACACCCATGCTAATCTGCAACTGAATCCTCAACCATCTGAAGCTCGTGAATCAGGTGAATGAGTTTCCTCGCTTCATCTGTATTGCTTTCTTCCTTTTTAATTATATTGCATTCGTTTTTAAACATGAAGTTTCTACTAGAAGTACAATCTGGTTTGGTAGCTCACAACTAATCCAATCCTGAATCTGTATCCTGTCAATTTCGTCAAGGGATGATACTGAAGATGCACACTGCTAAGATGCTTGTTGGTACTGTGCCTCCACTGTCTTATCTTCTCGTTGTTGCCTTTACTGTGTCTTTTCACTGATGCAGCCAAGGGGTCAGTCTCTCATCCCCTTGTCACTTGCTAGGATGGCTCTGGCGCAGCAGTGGGTTGAATTGGGAGAATGTAAAGGGATATTTTGGGTATCCTGTTGATGGGACAAGCGGTCACGGGAAATCTGTACCTAATTTCCATTGTTTTGACATCACATGTGTGCTGGTTTGGTTAAACTGTTTGCTATGCCAGGTCAACAAGTTTTGGCATCAAATTTCGTAAccgattttgacaaaaaaataagCTGGCTAGGATATGGGGAAAGACCATATCTGACAAATCTGGTTGCCTACATAGTTTATAGCTGAGTTCTCAGTATGTTGCGTGAGCCATAGTTTGTTTTCTAGACGGTTGCTTCAACGTATGCATGCTTTTCTTTGATGATTATTCATTCTTTGGTTTATGGTATTCTGGTCCACAAGTTGACCTTTTGGTGTTCCGAAAGAAGAAAAATGCTTCGTCCTCTTGCTGTTTTCATGATGAATTGTTCTTGTTTTAGGTAATCTGGGACCTCAGGTTGATGTCAATGTGGGGAACATCTCTCTGGCCTCCCATGGACAGCAAAACAGCCAGGGTCCTTTTTCTCAGTTGATGGACAGTCTCCAGTGGATTGGGTCACTATTTTCTGGAGAAAATCCCCGAGCAAATGGCACAAGTCAGCATGTACCAGTGGTGTCTGCTGAGCCGATACATGCTAGAAACCACACAGCTCCTGAAGTGTCAGGGGTCAGCGACGAGGGGATGCGCTTTGCTAATTTGGTCCGGGAAATTATGCCGTTTATCTCCCAAGCAGAAAATCAACCTCAGAGCACCCCAGTAGACAGCAGCGGTACCCCTCCACAGGTAAATGAAATTCTTTTTTACTTAATATACAGTTATCTTTTGATGGATGGTAACGTCAGTACTGGATGCAGACTGTGTCTGAGAGCTTAAACAGTGCAAGGGATGGGCCAAGTGATTctggaaattcacatcaacataaccGTGACCCAATCGATGGGCCTAATTCTAAAAGGCAAAGGTATTGCACGACTTTCATATGTTTCTGATGAGAATTGTTTTATTGGAATTTTTCTGATCTATTTATTGAATGATCTTTTTCTTAATTCTCCTTGAAACATGCTGATTGTGGTAAAAAACTTACTAATGTGCAGCAATAGGGTATCCTGCAAAGGATGTGTATACATCAATACTGTGTACTGAGATTGGATATGTTGTGGCATAGTGCTATGGTTGTGTAATAGTAGCATCTGCGGCCTAGTCATTCTAACTATGATCACCACTTTCTTGCAGAACGAGTGACTGATTCAGGCCGGCATGTTATTTTTTGGAGGCTGCTTTGCAGTATGTGAGCTGAGAATTTTTCCAGTTGATGTTGCACCAGAGGATTAAAATGATCAAAGCGAGTCATAAGTTACTGAGACAAGTGGCATTATTTGTAGAGTATAGTTAGCATCTATTAGGCGAGGCAGCTGTGCTTTCCTTGCTGCGCAGGAGTTCCTGTAGTCTTATGCTTTGCGAACAtgcaattttaaaaaaaaatctggtATCCATCTCCAATGTGTACAACTCAATTTTAGTTGGGGTTGAATTATCTGGGCAATTGATGAAATCTTCACAAG contains the following coding sequences:
- the LOC124685337 gene encoding ubiquitin-like domain-containing protein CIP73 isoform X2, which encodes MECNSSDVQMPQCAEGSETTIEIKIKTLDSQTYNLRVNKCVPVPLLKDKIATVTGILSEHQRLICRGRVLKDDELLSAYHVEDGHTLHLVVRQPGQPATSGNAGNEAAASNSARRHSPTMARSIVLEAFNLDQGSEFSSIAQILQSMLTSPLALGGSAPSDTRPSEPTQSSFLHGLRAELDQQQPSLLFPEAALGSSQPNVIPDSLTTISQYINFMRDSFRSEGFNGNAQTVDNSEPRTMQRAHVGGNQNQENQPDSVSAQHGLPTAASLAENMQSTRQLVDLAGALLSQLSTQLEDLGNVSDSATRRNIQQSAMRHGVLLQNLGSLLLELGRTTMMLRINPVPSEAVINSGPAVFISPSGPNPLMVPPVPFFPGPRSVQMGPVFSSLGSQGSVLQPRGADIHVRASGSVPVASTDPSESVGAQPAQENTDRTGNASHSNVREAFARVAAVGAQPAQENTDRTGNALHSNVRGAFARVAGGAPFAVGSGVRLVPLRTVVAVPAGISRPPSGSSSGGVGVIYPVVTRIQQRVNTNGSDARNGQTPNVPDNSDTHANLQLNPQPSEARESGMILKMHTAKMLVGWLWRSSGLNWENVKGYFGYPVDGTSGHGKSVPNFHCFDITCVLVWLNCLLCQVNKFWHQIS
- the LOC124685337 gene encoding ubiquitin-like domain-containing protein CIP73 isoform X1; translation: MECNSSDVQMPQCAEGSETTIEIKIKTLDSQTYNLRVNKCVPVPLLKDKIATVTGILSEHQRLICRGRVLKDDELLSAYHVEDGHTLHLVVRQPGQPATSGNAGNEAAASNSARRHSPTMARSIVLEAFNLDQGSEFSSIAQILQSMLTSPLALGGSAPSDTRPSEPTQSSFLHGLRAELDQQQPSLLFPEAALGSSQPNVIPDSLTTISQYINFMRDSFRSEGFNGNAQTVDNSEPRTMQRAHVGGNQNQENQPDSVSAQHGLPTAASLAENMQSTRQLVDLAGALLSQLSTQLEDLGNVSDSATRRNIQQSAMRHGVLLQNLGSLLLELGRTTMMLRINPVPSEAVINSGPAVFISPSGPNPLMVPPVPFFPGPRSVQMGPVFSSLGSQGSVLQPRGADIHVRASGSVPVASTDPSESVGAQPAQENTDRTGNASHSNVREAFARVAAVGAQPAQENTDRTGNALHSNVRGAFARVAGGAPFAVGSGVRLVPLRTVVAVPAGISRPPSGSSSGGVGVIYPVVTRIQQRVNTNGSDARNGQTPNVPDNSDTHANLQLNPQPSEARESGNLGPQVDVNVGNISLASHGQQNSQGPFSQLMDSLQWIGSLFSGENPRANGTSQHVPVVSAEPIHARNHTAPEVSGVSDEGMRFANLVREIMPFISQAENQPQSTPVDSSGTPPQTVSESLNSARDGPSDSGNSHQHNRDPIDGPNSKRQRTSD